The proteins below come from a single Oerskovia jenensis genomic window:
- the rplA gene encoding 50S ribosomal protein L1, with product MATRSKAYRAAAEKIDHDELYSPLQAVRLAKETSPTKYDATVEVAFRLGVDPRKADQMVRGTVNLPHGTGKTARVLVFANGEKAEQARAAGADIVGGDELIEKVAAGFTDFDSAVATPDLMGKVGRLGKVLGPRGLMPNPKTGTVTMDVAKAVEDIKGGKIEFRVDKHANLHFIIGKVSFDEKALVENYAAAIEEVLRLKPSSSKGRYITKATLSTTMGPGIPLDQSKVSKLLEDDAA from the coding sequence ATGGCAACGCGCAGCAAGGCGTACCGCGCCGCAGCGGAGAAGATCGACCACGACGAGCTCTACTCCCCGCTCCAGGCCGTCCGCCTGGCCAAGGAGACCTCGCCCACCAAGTACGACGCGACCGTCGAGGTCGCCTTCCGTCTCGGTGTCGACCCCCGCAAGGCGGACCAGATGGTCCGTGGCACGGTCAACCTCCCCCACGGCACGGGCAAGACCGCCCGCGTCCTGGTCTTCGCGAACGGCGAGAAGGCGGAGCAGGCTCGTGCGGCCGGCGCCGACATCGTCGGTGGCGACGAGCTCATCGAGAAGGTGGCCGCAGGCTTCACGGACTTCGACTCCGCTGTCGCGACCCCGGACCTCATGGGCAAGGTCGGTCGTCTCGGTAAGGTCCTCGGCCCCCGTGGTCTGATGCCGAACCCGAAGACCGGCACCGTCACGATGGACGTCGCGAAGGCCGTCGAGGACATCAAGGGCGGAAAGATCGAGTTCCGCGTCGACAAGCACGCGAACCTCCACTTCATCATCGGCAAGGTCTCGTTCGACGAGAAGGCGCTCGTGGAGAACTACGCCGCAGCGATCGAAGAGGTCCTGCGTCTGAAGCCGTCCTCCTCGAAGGGCCGCTACATCACCAAGGCGACGCTCTCGACCACGATGGGCCCCGGCATCCCGCTGGACCAGTCGAAGGTCTCGAAGCTCCTGGAGGACGACGCGGCCTGA
- a CDS encoding alkaline phosphatase family protein, whose amino-acid sequence MRKIAHLALAGSLAAGTFLVPAAAIAAEAEAPVLQGTRTDKTLVIGLDGARLDKIEAASTPNLHALMQRGTYGHSLLYATSDAAEVSQRGAQTVSGAGWSTILTGVWTDKHNVRDNSFAGKNYAQYPSFLDRLEQVDPSIATFAASTWAPITSSASNGDIVSAGVDLRLATGSDVTTEQAAITYLGTQDPDVSFIHLDDIDGAGHGHGADAAQYTAELEVQDARIGRILAAIEGRPSRAAESWNVIVTADHGHLPTGGHGGRAQTERATFVVAAGDGIEARGRQENLAITDIAPTVIRQAGVAVDPAWGLDGTPIGDDVTDDFDSLRPALSARVDETGVPAGTLGFTTTPPSGWSVDNSVMPSGGVTEWRGWSFTTQTFWSAAEPGQARENFTRGRDVIAVADSDEWDDTSHGAGKFDSTLVTPAYAVAGKEQAVLSFEHSYRHDRAQVAEVLVSFDGGAPVQVAAFPASDNGKRTIVTDVPAGTRTVQYRFHYSGTNDWFWALDQVRFAALGGTDPAGSEGVALQAVVEEPVVEGRLSMTVASDGAPVTLAGGLDGDHLTYTAALPVVSVSDTRLEAAGWAVSGQSTAFSTGATTFGAEQLGWTPRLVLAKPGVVVGQRVSSALGGGAGLSVPQTLAGADAIGRTGTSDVTADLALELPADTAPGAYGATLTMSLFPVD is encoded by the coding sequence ATGCGCAAGATCGCACACCTGGCACTCGCCGGGAGCCTGGCGGCGGGGACGTTCCTCGTGCCGGCGGCCGCAATCGCGGCAGAGGCAGAAGCCCCCGTCCTGCAGGGAACTCGTACGGACAAGACGCTCGTGATCGGCCTGGACGGCGCACGGCTCGACAAGATCGAGGCGGCCTCGACCCCGAACCTGCACGCGCTCATGCAGCGCGGGACGTACGGGCACAGCCTCCTGTACGCCACGAGCGACGCGGCGGAGGTGAGCCAGCGCGGGGCCCAGACGGTGTCGGGCGCGGGCTGGTCGACGATCCTCACGGGCGTGTGGACGGACAAGCACAACGTCCGGGACAACTCGTTCGCCGGCAAGAACTACGCGCAGTACCCGAGCTTCCTCGACCGTCTCGAGCAGGTCGACCCGAGCATCGCGACCTTCGCGGCCTCGACCTGGGCGCCGATCACGTCGTCGGCGAGCAACGGGGACATCGTCTCGGCCGGGGTCGACCTGCGCCTCGCGACAGGCTCGGACGTCACGACCGAGCAGGCCGCGATCACCTACCTCGGGACGCAGGACCCGGACGTGAGCTTCATCCACCTCGACGACATCGACGGCGCGGGCCACGGTCACGGCGCGGACGCGGCGCAGTACACGGCCGAGCTCGAGGTGCAGGACGCCCGTATCGGGCGGATCCTCGCCGCGATCGAGGGGCGCCCCTCCCGCGCGGCCGAGAGCTGGAACGTCATCGTGACGGCCGACCACGGGCACCTTCCCACGGGTGGTCACGGCGGAAGGGCCCAGACCGAGCGTGCGACGTTCGTCGTCGCGGCGGGTGACGGCATCGAGGCGCGAGGCAGGCAGGAGAACCTCGCGATCACCGACATCGCTCCGACGGTCATCCGTCAGGCGGGTGTCGCGGTGGACCCGGCGTGGGGCCTCGACGGCACCCCCATCGGTGACGACGTCACGGACGACTTCGACAGCCTGCGCCCCGCGCTCTCGGCGCGCGTCGACGAGACGGGTGTCCCCGCGGGGACGCTCGGCTTCACGACCACGCCGCCGTCCGGCTGGAGCGTGGACAACTCGGTCATGCCGTCAGGTGGTGTGACCGAGTGGCGCGGCTGGTCGTTCACGACGCAGACCTTCTGGTCCGCGGCGGAGCCGGGGCAGGCGCGCGAGAACTTCACGCGCGGACGGGACGTGATCGCGGTCGCGGACTCGGACGAGTGGGACGACACGAGCCACGGCGCGGGGAAGTTCGACTCGACGCTCGTCACGCCGGCGTACGCGGTCGCGGGCAAGGAGCAGGCCGTGCTGAGCTTCGAGCACTCCTACCGCCACGACCGTGCGCAGGTCGCCGAGGTGCTCGTGAGCTTCGACGGCGGTGCACCCGTCCAGGTGGCTGCGTTCCCTGCGAGCGACAACGGGAAGCGCACGATCGTGACGGACGTCCCGGCCGGGACGAGGACCGTGCAGTACCGCTTCCACTACAGCGGGACCAACGACTGGTTCTGGGCCCTCGACCAGGTGCGCTTCGCAGCGCTCGGCGGGACCGACCCTGCTGGTTCGGAGGGCGTCGCGCTCCAGGCGGTCGTCGAGGAGCCCGTCGTCGAGGGCAGGCTCTCGATGACGGTGGCGAGCGACGGCGCACCCGTGACGCTCGCGGGCGGTCTCGATGGTGACCACCTGACCTACACCGCGGCTCTGCCCGTCGTGAGCGTCTCCGACACCCGCCTCGAGGCCGCGGGATGGGCCGTGTCCGGGCAGTCGACCGCGTTCTCCACGGGGGCGACGACGTTCGGTGCCGAGCAGCTCGGCTGGACGCCTCGCCTGGTGCTGGCCAAGCCGGGCGTCGTCGTCGGGCAGCGCGTCTCCTCGGCGCTGGGTGGGGGAGCGGGCCTGTCGGTCCCGCAGACCCTCGCCGGCGCCGACGCGATCGGTCGCACGGGCACGTCCGACGTCACGGCCGACCTCGCTCTCGAGCTCCCGGCCGACACGGCGCCGGGTGCGTACGGTGCGACGCTGACGATGTCGCTCTTCCCCGTCGACTGA
- a CDS encoding CHAT domain-containing protein: protein MARSGDRTLRARLEHASATNARGRHARAAQLFRAILADLEEPAFVDDPDNSYAHVRGLIGLAISRFEYEGDVDRSLELLEEAQAWVEAHGPEDLQLVVGGQRGLLRLRTGRVVEAVEEMDAAARFIDVARPLDAAVLLLNRGSLHLELGNLDRAEADLAEVVRRAEVMGDPLLASKAQHNLGYAKYLGGDLPTALRAMEEAERGAPDRHASVGLIDKAQVLLEAGLLSDADATLAEAREHLARNRMVRDVAEVELLRAQCLVGLRRYSEAQRQARAAAARFDRIGNDPWAARARVAELQARLAEDRSAGVSVGVARRRAARALALADVGAALGEAGGRGVTVPAQLLAAEWLLAATDPAGAREVLARVPGHLGRVALPLRLQHQAVAAQLAFDSGDRAAALRAVRKGQRMLAEHREGLGSVDAVTASAVHGVRLGHVDVAAALRTGRAAALLDAVERGRATVAGSGRVVPPSDVESADLLTRARKEIESARLLGANPSGERLERRRAHLNEARRLQEAARRRAWQDGGGAATPTAVTARRLRSALSSANPSTVVADFVVADETLRVLRADASGLSMIRLAPMVEVAERIRRTRADLDVLSNGLIPAPMRAAARASLDRSLAWLDREVLAPIDAQGDLHVAARDLLLAVPWSSLPSRAGRRTWVNSWIDLQEATVEQAKPDVVVVAGPGLRAAVSEAEAVAQTWERATVLSGEEATCSATVEKLPSAAVVHLATHGRHETDNPLFSSLRLADGPLFAYELDGVDLRGAVVVLSACEAGLSTVRIGGEPLGLTSVLLRLGAAAVVSSVAPLRDDVAARVMPEFHGRLRSGATPGDALASAIAHEDEPVPLVCFGPLVV from the coding sequence GTGGCGCGCAGCGGTGACCGGACCCTGCGCGCGCGCCTGGAGCACGCGTCGGCGACCAACGCGCGGGGCCGTCATGCCAGGGCGGCGCAGCTCTTCCGCGCCATCCTCGCGGACCTCGAGGAGCCGGCCTTCGTGGACGACCCGGACAACAGCTATGCCCACGTCCGTGGGCTGATCGGTCTGGCGATCTCCCGGTTCGAGTACGAGGGCGACGTCGATCGTTCGCTCGAGCTGCTCGAGGAGGCCCAGGCGTGGGTCGAGGCCCACGGGCCCGAGGACCTGCAGCTCGTGGTCGGCGGTCAGCGGGGCCTGCTCCGGCTGCGCACCGGGCGGGTCGTCGAGGCGGTCGAGGAGATGGACGCCGCCGCTCGGTTCATCGACGTGGCGAGGCCGCTCGACGCCGCCGTCCTCCTCCTCAACCGTGGTTCGCTGCACCTCGAGCTGGGCAACCTCGATCGGGCCGAGGCCGACCTCGCCGAGGTGGTTCGTCGCGCGGAGGTCATGGGGGACCCGCTGCTTGCGTCCAAGGCGCAGCACAACCTCGGCTACGCGAAGTACCTCGGGGGTGACCTGCCGACCGCCCTGCGGGCCATGGAGGAGGCCGAGCGTGGCGCGCCCGACCGGCACGCCTCGGTCGGCCTCATCGACAAGGCGCAGGTGCTCCTCGAGGCAGGACTGCTCTCCGACGCGGACGCGACGCTCGCCGAGGCGCGCGAGCACCTCGCCCGCAACAGGATGGTCAGGGACGTCGCCGAGGTCGAGCTGTTGCGCGCGCAGTGCCTCGTCGGGCTTCGCCGCTACAGCGAGGCGCAGCGTCAGGCCCGCGCTGCCGCGGCCCGGTTCGACCGGATCGGCAACGACCCCTGGGCCGCCCGGGCACGGGTCGCCGAGCTCCAGGCACGGCTCGCCGAGGACCGCTCGGCCGGTGTCTCGGTGGGCGTGGCACGCCGTCGGGCCGCCCGCGCGCTCGCGCTTGCGGACGTGGGGGCCGCGCTCGGCGAGGCCGGTGGACGCGGGGTGACGGTGCCGGCTCAGCTGCTCGCCGCCGAGTGGCTCCTCGCGGCGACGGACCCGGCGGGTGCGCGCGAGGTCCTCGCACGCGTTCCCGGGCACCTCGGGCGCGTGGCCCTCCCGCTCCGGCTGCAGCACCAGGCCGTGGCGGCTCAGCTCGCGTTCGACAGCGGGGACCGCGCGGCCGCGCTCCGCGCGGTGCGCAAGGGGCAGCGCATGCTGGCCGAGCACCGTGAGGGACTGGGGTCGGTCGACGCCGTGACGGCCTCCGCGGTCCACGGGGTACGTCTGGGACACGTGGACGTGGCCGCGGCCCTCCGTACGGGCCGGGCGGCGGCCCTCCTCGACGCCGTCGAGCGTGGACGCGCGACGGTCGCGGGCAGCGGCAGGGTCGTGCCGCCGTCCGACGTCGAGTCCGCCGATCTCCTCACGCGTGCGCGCAAGGAGATCGAGTCGGCGAGGCTCCTGGGAGCGAACCCCTCGGGTGAACGGCTCGAACGCCGGCGCGCGCACCTGAACGAGGCTCGACGGTTGCAGGAGGCCGCGCGGCGTCGGGCCTGGCAGGACGGCGGGGGAGCGGCGACGCCGACCGCGGTCACGGCGCGTCGACTGCGCAGTGCCCTGTCGTCGGCGAACCCGTCGACGGTCGTCGCGGACTTCGTCGTCGCCGACGAGACGCTGCGCGTCCTGCGTGCGGACGCCTCGGGGCTGAGCATGATCCGGCTGGCCCCCATGGTGGAGGTCGCCGAGCGCATCCGGCGCACGCGCGCGGACCTCGACGTCCTGTCGAACGGTCTGATCCCGGCGCCCATGCGGGCCGCCGCGCGGGCGTCGCTGGACCGGAGCCTGGCGTGGTTGGACCGTGAGGTCCTGGCGCCGATCGACGCGCAGGGTGACCTGCACGTCGCCGCACGGGACCTGCTGCTCGCCGTGCCGTGGTCCTCGCTGCCCTCGCGTGCGGGACGTCGGACGTGGGTCAACTCGTGGATCGACCTGCAGGAGGCGACGGTCGAGCAGGCCAAGCCCGACGTCGTCGTGGTGGCCGGCCCGGGACTGCGGGCCGCGGTGTCCGAGGCGGAGGCCGTCGCGCAGACGTGGGAACGCGCGACCGTCCTGTCCGGCGAGGAGGCCACGTGCTCGGCCACGGTCGAGAAGCTGCCGTCCGCGGCGGTCGTCCACCTCGCGACCCACGGACGGCACGAGACCGACAACCCGTTGTTCTCCTCGCTGCGGCTCGCGGACGGCCCGCTGTTCGCGTACGAGCTCGACGGCGTCGACCTCCGCGGCGCCGTGGTCGTCCTCTCGGCCTGCGAGGCGGGGCTGTCCACGGTCCGGATCGGTGGTGAACCCCTGGGGCTCACGAGCGTCCTGCTCCGGCTCGGGGCGGCGGCCGTGGTCTCGAGCGTCGCCCCTCTGCGGGACGACGTCGCCGCGCGCGTCATGCCCGAGTTCCACGGCAGGCTGCGGTCCGGGGCGACGCCGGGCGACGCCCTCGCGTCCGCGATCGCTCACGAGGACGAGCCCGTGCCCCTGGTCTGCTTCGGCCCGCTCGTCGTCTGA
- a CDS encoding S8/S53 family peptidase, whose translation MSETPEQSATPPVPQGGRPFGDRPNRLQWRTRTLDPITAPRRAGQSSPHPTWYVGDRVLVPESPDDLTGNRSLRWLEEAAAKFDLTVEVEETSRSDAELITRAGLDPETTRDLRRVFGLSARLRQKGGSEGELPDAWKVIEKLGGRLCPDDKCSPRVGLDHMIAPAAGPAIGGQPYTQPFPYTQPFPYTQPFPYTQPFPYTQPFPYTQPFPVTGTAEYANPGSGGRTPVNWVGPVPARRLAVGADDFTGADGTRRPVVAVLDTGVGAHPWFDAAPDSRGTIVVRDPELLGEPLSVLPETEYDYEDPEIGGVSISPLTGPLDPVAGHGTFIAGLVHQKCPDALILAPRLYGGAGVIPERDLLRSLRRVLLWHVLGLVGRDGYAPIDVLVLSLGYYHERPEDADFDAPFGTVLRALRRYGVLVVVSSGNDGQTRPSYPAAFAPRIDRRQTPPVPLPGVALLRDEPPVLTVGAQNPDGTTALFSNDGPWVTCVRPGSALVSTAPTTMDGAVAPSRWLKELWSEGNRATIDPEGFQGGFASWSGTSFAAPVLAGELASYLLDDAAADPTSPSAVVPGEGAPGRCAWLWQSITLATGLVPTEVTTK comes from the coding sequence ATGAGTGAGACCCCTGAGCAGTCGGCCACGCCGCCGGTCCCGCAGGGCGGGCGCCCCTTCGGCGACCGGCCGAACCGGCTGCAGTGGCGGACGCGGACGCTCGACCCGATCACCGCACCCCGGCGGGCAGGGCAGTCCTCCCCGCACCCCACCTGGTACGTGGGGGACCGGGTCCTGGTGCCCGAGTCGCCGGACGACCTGACCGGCAACCGCTCGTTGCGCTGGCTCGAGGAGGCCGCGGCGAAGTTCGACCTGACGGTCGAGGTCGAGGAGACCAGCAGGAGCGACGCCGAGCTCATCACCCGGGCAGGGCTCGACCCGGAGACGACCCGCGACCTGCGACGTGTCTTCGGGCTGTCGGCGCGGCTGCGGCAGAAGGGCGGCAGCGAGGGTGAGCTCCCCGACGCCTGGAAGGTCATCGAGAAGCTCGGTGGACGCTTGTGTCCCGACGACAAGTGCAGCCCACGGGTGGGGCTCGACCACATGATCGCGCCGGCGGCGGGTCCAGCCATCGGCGGCCAGCCGTACACGCAGCCGTTCCCCTACACGCAGCCCTTCCCGTACACCCAGCCGTTCCCCTACACCCAACCCTTCCCGTACACGCAGCCTTTCCCGTACACGCAGCCCTTCCCGGTCACGGGGACGGCCGAGTACGCGAATCCGGGCTCGGGTGGCCGGACGCCCGTGAACTGGGTCGGTCCGGTCCCCGCACGACGCCTTGCGGTCGGTGCCGACGACTTCACGGGGGCGGACGGGACCCGCCGACCCGTCGTGGCGGTCCTGGACACGGGGGTGGGCGCCCATCCCTGGTTCGACGCCGCCCCCGACTCGCGCGGGACGATCGTCGTGCGAGACCCCGAGCTCCTCGGGGAGCCGCTGTCCGTCCTCCCGGAGACCGAGTACGACTACGAGGACCCCGAGATCGGCGGTGTGTCGATCTCTCCCTTGACCGGTCCGCTGGACCCGGTCGCCGGGCACGGCACCTTCATCGCGGGCCTTGTCCACCAGAAGTGCCCCGACGCGCTCATCCTGGCCCCCCGTCTCTACGGTGGCGCCGGGGTCATCCCGGAGCGGGACCTCCTGCGCTCTCTGCGTCGCGTGCTTCTGTGGCACGTGCTCGGACTCGTCGGGCGGGACGGCTACGCTCCGATCGACGTCCTGGTCCTCTCGCTCGGGTACTACCACGAGCGCCCCGAGGACGCGGACTTCGACGCTCCCTTCGGCACGGTCCTGCGGGCGCTGCGGCGCTACGGGGTGCTGGTCGTCGTCTCGTCCGGGAACGACGGGCAGACCAGGCCGAGCTACCCCGCGGCGTTCGCGCCGCGGATCGACCGGCGGCAGACGCCGCCCGTACCGCTGCCGGGAGTCGCGCTCCTGCGCGACGAGCCGCCCGTGCTCACGGTCGGGGCGCAGAACCCGGACGGGACGACCGCCCTGTTCAGCAACGACGGGCCGTGGGTCACGTGCGTACGTCCTGGGTCGGCTCTCGTGTCCACGGCGCCGACGACCATGGACGGTGCGGTGGCCCCCAGCCGCTGGCTCAAGGAGCTCTGGTCGGAGGGCAACCGGGCCACGATCGACCCGGAGGGGTTCCAGGGTGGGTTCGCGAGCTGGAGCGGTACGTCGTTCGCGGCGCCGGTGCTGGCCGGCGAGCTCGCGTCGTACCTGCTGGACGACGCCGCAGCCGACCCGACGTCGCCGAGCGCCGTGGTGCCGGGTGAAGGAGCCCCAGGACGCTGCGCGTGGCTGTGGCAGTCCATTACCCTGGCCACTGGACTGGTCCCCACGGAGGTGACCACGAAATGA
- a CDS encoding RNA polymerase sigma factor produces MSLGDRAAAALLDYREGKHQALADFVREATPLLWHTVRAQGVVREQADDIVQNTWMALVRNAHTIQEPHAVLKWLLVTAKRGAWEAVRKQRDDQKRRTELPDDMLDGPTGTLPSSDPTPEAQVLDVERDRHLWRAVLRLPERCQQLLRLISLADRPDYKYISSAIGMPVGSIGSNRGRCLAKLRDIIESEQGDRTWETS; encoded by the coding sequence GTGAGTCTCGGAGATCGTGCCGCGGCCGCGCTGCTCGACTACCGCGAGGGCAAGCACCAGGCACTGGCCGACTTCGTGCGAGAGGCCACGCCGTTGCTGTGGCACACGGTCAGGGCTCAGGGAGTCGTCCGCGAGCAGGCCGACGACATCGTCCAGAACACCTGGATGGCCCTGGTGCGCAACGCGCACACCATCCAGGAGCCGCACGCCGTGCTCAAGTGGCTCCTCGTGACCGCCAAGCGCGGCGCCTGGGAGGCCGTCCGCAAGCAGCGTGACGACCAGAAGCGCAGGACCGAGCTGCCCGACGACATGCTCGACGGGCCCACGGGCACGCTGCCCTCTTCCGACCCCACCCCCGAGGCCCAGGTCCTCGACGTGGAGCGCGACCGCCACCTGTGGCGCGCCGTCCTCCGGCTGCCGGAGCGCTGTCAGCAGCTGCTCCGGCTGATCTCGTTGGCGGACCGACCCGACTACAAGTACATCTCGAGCGCCATCGGCATGCCGGTGGGCAGCATCGGGTCCAACCGTGGGCGGTGCTTGGCAAAGCTCCGCGACATCATCGAGAGCGAGCAGGGGGACAGGACATGGGAAACATCATGA
- the secE gene encoding preprotein translocase subunit SecE, whose product MRAGGDKKKSDAKKGNIFSRIALFVRQVIAELKKVVTPTRSELITYTTVVLVFVAVVMAFVTVLDYGIGQAVLWVFGG is encoded by the coding sequence GTGCGCGCCGGCGGTGACAAGAAGAAGAGCGACGCGAAGAAGGGCAACATCTTCTCGCGCATCGCGCTCTTCGTCCGCCAGGTGATCGCCGAGCTCAAGAAGGTCGTCACCCCCACTCGTTCCGAGCTGATCACCTACACCACCGTCGTCCTCGTCTTCGTGGCCGTGGTCATGGCGTTCGTGACGGTGCTCGACTACGGGATCGGCCAGGCCGTCCTGTGGGTCTTCGGGGGCTGA
- a CDS encoding glycosyl hydrolase family 18 protein, with amino-acid sequence MRTHRHPADGTRRPARLLAALTAATVALGGLALAGTSAQAAPQPAAQPTTVAAAPAPGHQWLTGYWHNFNNGSVVMPLSDIPPAYNLVAVAFADNLTGTPGGITFNLSTAELNGYTVPQFKADIAAIRAQGRKVILSVGGEKGNVIVSNATEAKNFADTAYALMQEYGFDGVDIDLEHGINATYMSSALHQLSAKAGPNLIIAMAPQTIDYQATSMGYYQLTLAIKDILTIVNTQYYNSGAMMGCNQQVYSQGSVDFLTALSCIQLQMGLRPDQVGIGVPAVQAAAGGGYQPIANVIKAVDCLETGTNCGAFKPATPYGKIGGVMTWSINWDKKNNYALATAVGARLGTGSGGGTTGGTTGGTTGGTTGGTTGGTTGGTTGGTTGGTTGGTTGGTTGGTTGGTTGGTTGGTTGGTTGATCAAAPWSSTTIYTGGNTVSHNGRTWQAKWWTRGDAPTPSDWGVWKDLGAC; translated from the coding sequence GTGAGAACCCATCGTCACCCCGCCGACGGCACGCGCCGTCCGGCCCGCCTGCTCGCGGCCCTGACCGCAGCCACGGTCGCCCTCGGCGGCCTCGCGCTCGCCGGCACGAGCGCCCAGGCCGCCCCGCAGCCCGCAGCGCAGCCCACGACCGTCGCGGCCGCGCCCGCCCCGGGCCACCAGTGGCTCACGGGCTACTGGCACAACTTCAACAACGGCTCGGTCGTCATGCCGCTCAGCGACATCCCGCCCGCCTACAACCTGGTCGCCGTCGCGTTCGCCGACAACCTGACCGGCACCCCCGGCGGCATCACGTTCAACCTCTCGACGGCCGAGCTGAACGGGTACACCGTGCCCCAGTTCAAGGCCGACATCGCAGCGATCCGGGCCCAGGGCCGCAAGGTCATCCTGTCGGTCGGCGGCGAGAAGGGGAACGTCATCGTCTCCAACGCGACCGAGGCGAAGAACTTCGCCGACACCGCGTACGCCCTCATGCAGGAGTACGGCTTCGACGGCGTCGACATCGATCTCGAGCACGGCATCAACGCCACCTACATGTCGAGCGCGCTGCACCAGCTCTCGGCCAAGGCCGGCCCGAACCTCATCATCGCGATGGCCCCCCAGACCATCGACTACCAGGCGACCTCGATGGGCTACTACCAGCTCACGCTCGCCATCAAGGACATCCTGACGATCGTCAACACCCAGTACTACAACTCGGGCGCGATGATGGGCTGCAACCAGCAGGTCTACAGCCAGGGCAGCGTCGACTTCCTCACGGCGCTCAGCTGCATCCAGCTCCAGATGGGCCTGCGCCCCGACCAGGTCGGCATCGGAGTCCCCGCGGTCCAGGCAGCGGCCGGCGGCGGGTACCAGCCCATCGCCAACGTCATCAAGGCCGTCGACTGCCTCGAGACCGGCACGAACTGCGGCGCCTTCAAGCCCGCGACGCCCTACGGCAAGATCGGCGGCGTCATGACCTGGTCGATCAACTGGGACAAGAAGAACAACTACGCGCTCGCGACGGCCGTCGGTGCGCGTCTGGGCACGGGCTCCGGCGGAGGGACCACGGGCGGCACGACCGGTGGCACGACCGGTGGCACCACGGGCGGCACGACCGGGGGCACCACCGGCGGTACGACCGGCGGGACCACCGGCGGCACCACGGGCGGGACCACCGGCGGCACCACCGGCGGCACCACCGGCGGCACCACGGGCGGGACCACCGGCGGCACCACGGGCGGAACGACGGGCGCCACCTGCGCGGCCGCCCCCTGGAGCTCGACGACCATCTACACCGGCGGCAACACCGTCTCCCACAACGGCCGCACGTGGCAGGCCAAGTGGTGGACCCGCGGCGACGCCCCCACCCCGAGCGACTGGGGCGTGTGGAAGGACCTCGGCGCCTGCTGA
- the nusG gene encoding transcription termination/antitermination protein NusG, with amino-acid sequence MSQESLDQAENVDPTEPVAEGAEAELDAPEAAIDEVEADVEAQDTPDTEVQDEESAEADDESRVDEDGDVLDDLDPVEEFKKDLRTKPGDWFVIHSYAGYENRVKANLENRIQSLNMEDFIFQIEVPMEEVAEIKNAQKKIVRRVRIPGYVLVRMDLTDESWGAVRHTPGVTGFVGHTHQPVPLTHDEVFSMLAPTIEPKAEAGKPAATARAPFEVDFQVGESVTVTDGPFDTLPATISEINAEGQKLKVLVSIFGRETPVELSFNQVAKI; translated from the coding sequence GTGTCCCAGGAGTCGCTGGACCAGGCGGAGAACGTCGATCCCACCGAGCCCGTCGCCGAAGGCGCCGAGGCCGAGCTCGACGCGCCCGAGGCTGCCATCGACGAGGTCGAGGCGGACGTCGAGGCGCAGGACACCCCGGACACCGAGGTGCAGGACGAGGAGTCGGCCGAGGCTGACGACGAGTCCCGCGTCGACGAGGACGGCGACGTCCTCGACGACCTCGACCCGGTCGAGGAGTTCAAGAAGGACCTGCGCACCAAGCCCGGTGACTGGTTTGTCATCCACTCCTACGCGGGCTACGAGAACCGTGTGAAGGCCAACCTGGAGAACCGCATCCAGAGCCTGAACATGGAGGACTTCATCTTCCAGATCGAGGTCCCCATGGAAGAGGTCGCGGAGATCAAGAACGCGCAGAAGAAGATCGTCCGTCGCGTCCGCATCCCCGGCTACGTCCTGGTGCGCATGGACCTGACCGACGAGTCGTGGGGCGCGGTGCGCCACACGCCCGGCGTCACCGGCTTCGTGGGGCACACCCACCAGCCCGTGCCGCTGACGCACGACGAGGTCTTCTCGATGCTGGCCCCGACGATCGAGCCCAAGGCCGAGGCGGGCAAGCCTGCCGCGACCGCCCGGGCGCCGTTCGAGGTCGACTTCCAGGTCGGCGAGTCGGTCACGGTCACCGACGGCCCCTTCGACACGCTCCCCGCGACGATCTCCGAGATCAACGCCGAGGGTCAGAAGCTCAAGGTCCTCGTCTCCATCTTCGGCCGGGAGACCCCGGTCGAGCTGTCGTTCAACCAGGTCGCCAAGATCTGA
- the rplK gene encoding 50S ribosomal protein L11 produces MPPKKKVSGLIKLQIKAGAATPAPPIGPALGQHGVNIMEFCKAYNAQTESQRGNVIPVEITVYEDRSFTFITKTPPAAELIKQAAGVDKGSPTPHTVKVAKLTSAQVREIAQTKLEDLNANDLDAAALIIAGTARSMGITVEG; encoded by the coding sequence ATGCCTCCCAAGAAGAAGGTCTCTGGGCTGATCAAGCTCCAGATCAAGGCCGGCGCCGCAACTCCCGCCCCGCCGATCGGCCCCGCGCTCGGTCAGCACGGCGTCAACATCATGGAGTTCTGCAAGGCGTACAACGCCCAGACCGAGTCGCAGCGCGGCAACGTCATCCCCGTGGAGATCACGGTGTACGAGGACCGCTCGTTCACCTTCATCACCAAGACGCCCCCGGCAGCCGAGCTCATCAAGCAGGCCGCCGGCGTCGACAAGGGATCGCCCACGCCGCACACGGTCAAGGTCGCGAAGCTGACCTCCGCCCAGGTGCGCGAGATCGCTCAGACCAAGCTCGAGGACCTCAACGCGAACGACCTCGACGCCGCGGCGCTCATCATCGCGGGCACCGCCCGTTCGATGGGCATCACGGTCGAGGGCTGA